One window from the genome of Eucalyptus grandis isolate ANBG69807.140 chromosome 7, ASM1654582v1, whole genome shotgun sequence encodes:
- the LOC120295918 gene encoding B3 domain-containing transcription factor VRN1-like, whose translation MARRRRHHRRGHGRRRVEDEGAEQEATPATPPSCPHFFKIILSQTLESGKLGIPKRFLRRHGKDLLGLVFLKVEGGLTWPVKLEKSEDGMVWLWKGWRKFMEHYSIGLGHLLVFRYEGTPFSV comes from the exons AtggctcgccgtcgccgtcaccACCGTCGCGGCCACGGTCGCCGGAGAGTAGAAGACGAAGGTGCCGAGCAGGAGGCGACTCCTGCCACTCCACCGAGCTGTCCTCATTTCTTCAAGATCATACTCTCTCAAACGCTGGAATCTGGAAAGCTC GGAATCCCAAAAAGATTCTTGAGAAGACATGGAAAGGATCTCTTGGGTTTGGTGTTTCTCAAGGTTGAAGGCGGTTTAACCTGGCCTGTGAAACTAGAGAAGAGTGAGGATGGCATGGTTTGGTTGTGGAAAGGGTGGCGAAAGTTCATGGAGCATTACTCCATCGGTCTTGGTCACCTCCTAGTCTTCAGATATGAAGGGACTCCGTTTTCCGTGTGA